A stretch of Planctomycetaceae bacterium DNA encodes these proteins:
- a CDS encoding serine/threonine-protein kinase, whose translation MSVHELSESHDLDSAVEAFEAAIASGVPCAPVDFAPQPSHPAYAEIVVELVRVDLERGWRTGVPRTVEDYVLDFPDIFAEQDRRSQLAYEEFRVRKMHGQPVDPADYSRRLGIDVSNWPVRERPETAYERPDSSFRSLLRKAGDAGHDAELVERLTAAFPEFDIVEELGRGAFACVFLARQRDLAHRCVVIKISSDTSNEPERLACLQHSGIVPVYSVHRSSSWQAMCMPFLGRLTLADAIQKLNSHDRLPSSGTELASWLRGAAKGTPTEPRFADESPSMPEGFGTDLADDSYPRSVCFVILQLAEALQHAHRRNLLHRDVKPANILIAADGHPMLLDFNLSSEVQSPGAAQSLVGGTLPYLAPEHLQSLISAGDVSAAADVYSLGVVMYELLTGRRPFPSRDGADNASLEQMRLDRLTPPADVRAIN comes from the coding sequence ATGAGCGTGCATGAACTCAGTGAGTCGCACGACCTGGATTCGGCCGTTGAGGCATTCGAAGCCGCCATCGCGTCCGGTGTTCCCTGTGCCCCCGTTGACTTTGCGCCGCAGCCGTCTCATCCGGCGTACGCGGAGATTGTTGTCGAGCTGGTCCGCGTGGATCTGGAGCGAGGCTGGCGCACGGGAGTACCCCGGACGGTTGAAGACTACGTGCTGGATTTTCCCGACATCTTCGCGGAACAGGACCGGCGTTCGCAGTTGGCCTACGAGGAATTTCGAGTTCGAAAGATGCATGGTCAGCCGGTTGACCCGGCGGATTACTCCCGGCGGCTGGGGATCGATGTTTCCAACTGGCCTGTCCGCGAACGTCCGGAGACCGCGTATGAAAGACCGGATTCCTCGTTTCGCAGTCTGTTGCGAAAAGCGGGTGACGCTGGTCACGATGCGGAACTCGTCGAACGGCTCACCGCCGCCTTTCCGGAATTCGATATTGTTGAGGAACTCGGTCGGGGCGCATTCGCCTGCGTGTTTCTGGCGCGGCAACGGGATCTTGCCCATCGCTGCGTCGTCATCAAGATTTCCAGCGACACGTCCAATGAACCGGAGCGGCTTGCCTGTCTGCAGCATTCGGGAATCGTGCCCGTCTATTCGGTACACCGTTCCAGCAGTTGGCAGGCGATGTGCATGCCGTTTCTGGGCCGGCTGACTCTTGCCGATGCGATTCAGAAACTGAACAGTCACGATCGGCTGCCGTCCTCAGGAACGGAGCTGGCCAGTTGGCTGCGCGGCGCGGCGAAAGGCACGCCGACCGAACCGCGGTTTGCCGACGAATCGCCGTCGATGCCGGAAGGTTTCGGAACCGACCTGGCCGATGACAGCTATCCTCGATCAGTGTGCTTCGTCATCCTGCAGCTTGCGGAAGCGCTGCAGCACGCGCATCGTCGAAATCTGCTGCACCGCGACGTCAAGCCGGCCAACATTCTGATCGCCGCCGACGGACATCCGATGCTGCTGGACTTCAATCTGTCTTCCGAAGTGCAGTCGCCGGGAGCCGCTCAGAGCCTGGTCGGAGGTACGCTGCCGTATCTGGCGCCCGAACATCTGCAGTCGCTGATTTCTGCAGGTGACGTCAGCGCCGCGGCGGATGTGTATTCGCTGGGCGTTGTGATGTACGAACTGCTCACGGGAAGGCGCCCGTTCCCGTCGCGCGACGGAGCCGACAATGCCAGCCTGGAACAAATGCGACTGGATCGCCTGACGCCGCCTGCGGACGTGCGAGCGATCAACC
- a CDS encoding SdrD B-like domain-containing protein: protein MIIDTIFRSRRPSRLVQTRRRRNVRRNRTESRLESLESRLLLAAQIHGTVYHDVNADGIRQQDEGGLPNWTVFLDQNQNGALDAGEDSVQTDNEGDFQFTGLAAGDYRVVEIVRPDWTATNPATGYVDVTLADGDDLRVDFLNEGTAGSGIITGNVWTETSTTTQNHDPEDTPLSNWTVFLDLNGDGVLDPDEPFQLTDGDGNYMFTGVLGLRRMLISYEVAAVWP from the coding sequence ATGATCATTGATACGATTTTTCGTTCACGTCGTCCGAGCCGGCTTGTTCAAACGCGGCGACGCCGCAACGTCAGAAGGAATCGCACCGAAAGTCGGCTGGAATCGCTCGAATCTCGGCTGCTGCTGGCGGCTCAGATTCATGGGACGGTTTATCACGATGTGAATGCCGACGGAATTCGCCAGCAGGATGAAGGCGGGCTTCCCAACTGGACCGTGTTTCTGGACCAGAATCAGAACGGAGCGCTGGACGCCGGTGAAGATTCGGTCCAGACGGACAACGAAGGCGACTTTCAATTCACAGGGCTTGCGGCCGGTGATTATCGCGTGGTCGAAATTGTTCGCCCTGACTGGACCGCAACGAATCCCGCAACCGGCTATGTCGATGTCACGCTCGCGGATGGCGATGACTTACGAGTTGACTTCCTGAACGAAGGGACGGCCGGCAGTGGGATCATCACCGGCAATGTCTGGACAGAGACATCAACAACGACGCAGAATCATGATCCGGAAGACACCCCGCTGTCGAATTGGACCGTGTTTCTGGATCTTAACGGTGATGGAGTCCTTGATCCCGACGAACCATTCCAACTGACCGACGGCGATGGCAACTACATGTTCACCGGTGTTCTTGGGCTCCGCCGCATGCTGATCAGTTATGAAGTCGCCGCAGTTTGGCCCTGA
- a CDS encoding sigma-70 family RNA polymerase sigma factor has protein sequence MMNSKPTPDSGPLPDGSRINASDIATTDQTLMERVQLGCDDAAEALFVRYAERLETLAGRQLADDLRIRVDPDDVVQSVFRTFFRRAARGDYAVPEGEELWGLLLVIGLNKIRAHSAHHRAAKRNVGTTVNFDATHSDIPASDQSEIALLRMVIDELVESLPESHAQIVNLRIEGCDVSGIAERTQRSKRTIERVLQQFRDRLRTAIGGDHERA, from the coding sequence ATGATGAACTCGAAACCGACTCCCGACAGTGGCCCGTTGCCGGACGGTTCCCGTATCAATGCTTCGGACATCGCGACGACCGATCAGACCCTGATGGAACGGGTACAGCTCGGGTGTGACGATGCGGCCGAGGCTTTGTTTGTGCGGTATGCCGAGCGTCTCGAAACGCTCGCAGGACGACAACTGGCCGATGATCTGCGCATTCGCGTCGACCCGGACGATGTCGTGCAGTCCGTCTTCCGGACCTTCTTCCGACGCGCAGCGCGCGGTGACTATGCCGTGCCGGAAGGCGAGGAATTGTGGGGTCTGCTGCTGGTGATCGGACTGAATAAAATCCGGGCGCATTCGGCGCATCATCGCGCCGCGAAAAGGAACGTCGGCACCACCGTCAACTTCGACGCGACGCACAGCGACATTCCGGCAAGCGATCAGTCGGAGATCGCTCTGCTGCGAATGGTGATTGACGAACTGGTGGAATCGCTGCCGGAATCTCATGCGCAGATCGTCAACCTGCGCATCGAAGGCTGCGACGTTTCCGGCATCGCGGAACGCACTCAGCGATCGAAGCGCACGATTGAACGCGTGCTGCAGCAGTTTCGCGACCGCCTTCGCACCGCCATTGGAGGCGACCATGAGCGTGCATGA